The Vulcanimicrobium alpinum sequence CACGACCACCACGTCGACCGCTGCAAGCCCGAGCGCCGCGTCGTCCGGCGGCGGCAAGACCATCGGCTTCTCGGTCCAGAACCGCGAAGCGCACTTCTATCAGGACATGGAAGCCGGGATGAAGGCGCGGGCCGCAAAGTACGGCTACACGGTCAACGTCGTCGACGCCGCCCGCGACAACGCGAAACAGCAGAGCCAAGTCGAGGACTTCATCTCGCAGAAGGTCGCCGCGATCGTACTGACTCCGTACGACTCGCAGGCGATCGGGAGCGCGATCGTGGAGGCCAACAAGGCCGGGATCCCGGTCTTCACCGCCGACATCGCCAACGCGGCGAAAGACGGCAAGGTCGTCTCGCACATCGCGAGCGACAACGTGCAGGGCGGCGGACAGGCCGGCAAGTTGATGTGCGCAGGCCTCCCGGGCCACGTCGGCACGATCGCGATCATCGACGAGCCCGAGGTCACCTCGGTGCAGGACCGCGTCAAGGGCTTCAAAGCAGCGCTCAAGGCCAACTGCCCCAACGTCACCGTGGTCGCCGACATCGACGGCGGCGGTGAGCGCGCGAAGGCCTCCTCCGTGATGGACGACATCCTGCAGTCGCACAAAGACCTCAAGGGCGTCTTCGGAATCAACGACGACTCGGCGCTGGGCGCGTCCAAATCGGTCTCCGCCGCCGGGCTCTCGAGCAAGATCGTGATCGTCGGCTACGACGCGCAGCCCGAAGCGCAGACCGCGATCAAAAACGGCACGATGTACGGCGACGCGATCCAGCATCCCGATCAGATCGGCGCGAAGACGATCGACGCGATCCACGACTACTTCAACGGCAAGACGCCGCCCGCGAAGATCGCCGTCGACGTCGGCACGTTCACGAAAGCCGACGCCAAGTAGCGGATGACCGTCGCGCCTCCGGCTGCGCCGCTGCTGCGCATGACCGGGATCGCGAAAGCGTTTCCCGGCGTCAAGGCGCTCGACGGCGTCACCTTCGACGTGAACGCCGGCGAAGTGCATGCGCTCGTCGGTGAGAACGGCGCCGGCAAGTCGACGCTGATGAAGATCCTCGCCGGCGCGCAGCCGGCCGACGCGGGCGAGATCGTGATCGACGGCACCGTCGTCGCGATCGACGGGCCGAAGGCCGCCGAACGTTTGGGGATCGGGATGATCTATCAGGAGTTCAACCTGGTCCCCGACTTCGGCGTAGTCGAGAACATCGTGCTCGGCAACGAACCACGCCGCGGCGTGCTGCTCGATCGCGCGGCGGCGCACGAGCAGGCGACGCGCGTCCTCGCCGACTTGGGGATCGCATTGCCGCTCGACGTCCCGGCGCGCCGGCTCACCGTCGCGCAGCAGCAGCTCACCGAGATCGCGAAGGCGCTCGCGCGCCACGCGCGCCTCATCGTCATGGACGAACCGACCGCGGCGCTCACCGAACGCGAGATCGACGCGCTCTTCGGGCTGATCGGCAAGCTCAAAGCGCAGGGCGTTGCATTCGTCTACATCTCGCACCGCCTCGAAGAACTGCCGCGGATCGCCGACCGCATCACCGTCCTGCGCGACGGCAAAGCGATCGAGACGCGGCCGATCGCGCAGATGCCGCAGGACGAGATGATCCGTCTGATGGTCGGCCGCTCGCTCGAGGCGCACTTCCCCGAGGTGCCGCCGGTCGCGCCCGATGCGCGCGTCGTGCTCGACGTGAAGGGACTCTCCGCACACGGCAGCGTTCCCGTGCACGACGTGACGTTCTCCGTGCGCGCGGGCGAGGTCGTCGGACTCGCCGGGCTCGTCGGCGCCGGGCGCACCGACATCGTGCGCGCGATCGCCGGCGCCGACATCCCCACCAGCGGCGAGATCGCGGTCGAAGGGAAGCGCGTGATCGTGCGCTCGCCGCACGACGCGATCGCCGCCGGGATCGCGCTGATCACCGAAGACCGCAAGGCACAGGGCCTGGTGCTCGGGATGAGCGTGCGCGAGAACACGACGCTCGCGAGCCTCAAGCGCTTCGTCCGCGGCGCGTTCGTCGACCGCTCCGTCGAAACGGCGACGACGAACGAGGAGATCGCCGAGCTGCGCATCCGCACGCCGTCGAGCGAACAGATCGTGCGCAACCTCTCCGGCGGGAACCAGCAGAAGGTCGTGCTCGCGAAGTGGCTGGTCGACCGCGCGCACGTGTTCCTCTTCGACGAGCCGACGCGCGGGATCGACGTCGGCGCCAAGGCGGAGATCTACGCGTTGATGGTGGAGCTGCTGCAGCGTGGTGCAGCGATCGTGATGGTGTCGAGCGAACTTCCCGAAGTGCTCGGCATGTCGCATCGCGTCCTCGTCGTGCGCGGCGGCCGGATCCAGGCCGAACTCGCGCGCGGCGAAGCGACCTCGGAAAACGTGATCGCCGCCGCGGCGGCCGTGAAGGCGGCCCCGGCGAAGGCTGCGCCGGAATGACCGACGTCAAGGCGGTGATGGACGCGCGCGCCGGCGACGCCGTCGCGAAGAAACGCCGCGAAGCGACCCTGCGCAACGGCGGCCTCGCGATCGGGTTCGTCGTGCTGGTCTTCGCGGTCAACGCGCTCACGCACGGCGCGTTCCTCACGGCGGGCAACCTCACCAACGTTCTGCGCCAGATCACCGTCAACGCGATTATGGCCGTCGGGCAGACGTTCGTGATCATCACCGCCGGGATCGATCTCTCGGTCGGCTCGATCGTCGGCCTGGGCGGTGTCGTCGCCGCGCTGACGGCGAACGCGCTGCATCTCCCCGCGCCGCTCGCGTTCGTCGTGACCCTGCTCGCCGCGCTCGCGGTGGGGAGCGCGGCCGGCTGGATCAACGCGCTGCCGGTGGTGAAGCTCGGCCTGCCGCCCTTCATCACGACGCTCGCGATGATGCAGGTCGCACGCGGCCTCGCGTACATCCTCGCCCACGGCCAGCCGATCCCGCTCAACGACAGCGATCCGTTCACGTGGCTGGGGACGGGGACATTTTTCAGCGTGCCCGGCTTCACGGGGATCCCGTACCAAGTCGTCGTGATGCTGATCGTCGTGTTCGCGTTCGCGCTCTTGCTGGGCCGCACGGTCTTCGGGCGCTACGTGCTGGCGCTGGGCGGCAACGAGGAAGCGGCGCGGCTCGCCGGCGTCAACACGTCGCGGATGAAGACGCTGGTCTACGTGATCTCGGGCGGACTCTCCGCGCTCGCCGGGCTCGTGCTCATGTCGCGCTTCGCGTCGGGCGGTCCGCAGACCGGGACCGGTTACGAACTGCAGGCGATCGCGGCGGTCGTCGTCGGCGGCACCTCGCTGATGGGCGGGCGCGGGACGATCGTCGGAACGTTCTTCGGCGCGCTGCTGATCGGCGTGCTCAACAACGTGATGAACCTGCTCAACATCGAGTCGTACACGCAGATGATCGTGCTCGGCATCGTCATCCTGCTCGCGCTGGTCCTCGACGCGCTGCGCAAGCGCTGGGTCGCATCGCACTGACGAAGGGAGCCCGTCATCGAACCGCTCGATCTCACCACACAGCCGCCGCGGCCGCCGCGCGCGGTGCTCTGCGGCGTGTACTTTCTGCCGCGCACGATCGACAAGCTGCGCGCCGAACTGCCGGGCGGCGTGATGGGGCCGTATCTCAACCACGACACCGGTTTCAGCGCTTGGGTCGTGCGCAAGCTCGGCCTCGACATGAACGAGTTCCGCGACGCGGTCGCCCGCGCGGCGACCGAGGACGACGTCGTCGCGTGGCTCGCCCAGCGAATTCCGGCCGGCGCCGGCGAGAGCATCAACGCGAAGTTCGAGACGTTCCTCGCTTCGCGGATGTCGCCCGCAGACCAGCAGCTCGTGCGCGAGCGGCATCCGGTGATGGCCGAACGCCCCGATCTCGACCGCATCCTCGACATCCTCGAAGCCGAAGACGCACGAGCCTTCGCGTCCCGCTGATGTCATGCTGAGCTCGTCGAAGCGCAGCCCCTGACGCGCGCGAAGGAAACGCGCCGCTTTCGGCCGCCCTTCGACAAGCTCAGGGTGACGGGGTTTAGTGCGTCGGGATGCAGCGGCGTTCCCAATCGCCGTTGCGCAGGCGCAGGGCGGTCACCGTGTCGCGGAAGACCCAGCTCGTCGCCCAGCCGAGCGGCACGGCCCAGAGCCCGAGGTGGAGCGTCACGATCCCGAGCGCGATCCCGCCGATCGCGATCGCGGTGGTGACGATCCCCATCACCATCACGAAACGCGCATCGCCCGACGCGCGGATCGGCGCCAGCATCGTCATCGCGAACCCTTTGAGCGGGAGCGTCACGCCGGCTTGAACGGCGAGCGGAAGCGCCGCGATCGTCGCGAGACCGGCATTGAGCGTGCAGATCGCCGCGAGCGGCCACGACAACACCGCGACGGCGACACCGGCGATGGTG is a genomic window containing:
- a CDS encoding sugar ABC transporter ATP-binding protein — its product is MTVAPPAAPLLRMTGIAKAFPGVKALDGVTFDVNAGEVHALVGENGAGKSTLMKILAGAQPADAGEIVIDGTVVAIDGPKAAERLGIGMIYQEFNLVPDFGVVENIVLGNEPRRGVLLDRAAAHEQATRVLADLGIALPLDVPARRLTVAQQQLTEIAKALARHARLIVMDEPTAALTEREIDALFGLIGKLKAQGVAFVYISHRLEELPRIADRITVLRDGKAIETRPIAQMPQDEMIRLMVGRSLEAHFPEVPPVAPDARVVLDVKGLSAHGSVPVHDVTFSVRAGEVVGLAGLVGAGRTDIVRAIAGADIPTSGEIAVEGKRVIVRSPHDAIAAGIALITEDRKAQGLVLGMSVRENTTLASLKRFVRGAFVDRSVETATTNEEIAELRIRTPSSEQIVRNLSGGNQQKVVLAKWLVDRAHVFLFDEPTRGIDVGAKAEIYALMVELLQRGAAIVMVSSELPEVLGMSHRVLVVRGGRIQAELARGEATSENVIAAAAAVKAAPAKAAPE
- a CDS encoding substrate-binding domain-containing protein, with translation MKKPFVLACTLGLALGGCTQSTDTSTTTTSTAASPSAASSGGGKTIGFSVQNREAHFYQDMEAGMKARAAKYGYTVNVVDAARDNAKQQSQVEDFISQKVAAIVLTPYDSQAIGSAIVEANKAGIPVFTADIANAAKDGKVVSHIASDNVQGGGQAGKLMCAGLPGHVGTIAIIDEPEVTSVQDRVKGFKAALKANCPNVTVVADIDGGGERAKASSVMDDILQSHKDLKGVFGINDDSALGASKSVSAAGLSSKIVIVGYDAQPEAQTAIKNGTMYGDAIQHPDQIGAKTIDAIHDYFNGKTPPAKIAVDVGTFTKADAK
- a CDS encoding ABC transporter permease yields the protein MTDVKAVMDARAGDAVAKKRREATLRNGGLAIGFVVLVFAVNALTHGAFLTAGNLTNVLRQITVNAIMAVGQTFVIITAGIDLSVGSIVGLGGVVAALTANALHLPAPLAFVVTLLAALAVGSAAGWINALPVVKLGLPPFITTLAMMQVARGLAYILAHGQPIPLNDSDPFTWLGTGTFFSVPGFTGIPYQVVVMLIVVFAFALLLGRTVFGRYVLALGGNEEAARLAGVNTSRMKTLVYVISGGLSALAGLVLMSRFASGGPQTGTGYELQAIAAVVVGGTSLMGGRGTIVGTFFGALLIGVLNNVMNLLNIESYTQMIVLGIVILLALVLDALRKRWVASH
- a CDS encoding DUF5069 domain-containing protein, coding for MEPLDLTTQPPRPPRAVLCGVYFLPRTIDKLRAELPGGVMGPYLNHDTGFSAWVVRKLGLDMNEFRDAVARAATEDDVVAWLAQRIPAGAGESINAKFETFLASRMSPADQQLVRERHPVMAERPDLDRILDILEAEDARAFASR